AGACGGGCGCCGCCGCCCGGCCGCAAGGCACGTCGCGGCAGCGATTACTTCTACTCCTGCCGGCAACTatgactaaattattattacactttATTATATTGGCACAAAATTGAACCTCCGGGAGAAATAAAGTATGACAACATGTACTCCCGAACATCATTCATGTTATTTCTTCCTCGGTTGTTCTCTTTTATCGTTAAGTTATTCATGGGACAATTGTAGAGGGTATCTGTAAATTTTATTCCGTCTTTTATTCTTACATAATTATGAAGGACACAAGAAGCTTTAATAATTATTCGAACACAAAAACTGATATTCATGTCAATTGGGCGGTGAAATATATGCCATTTGTTAACGAGAATGCCGAAAGTACATTCAACCATGCGTTAGTTAAAAATTCGCTTGGTGTagtttaaatttctttttgCATAAGGGCGTAATATGTGATTTCCGAGCCCAAACGCTTCATCGCCTACTACAGAAAATGGAATAACCTTTCCGTCATCATTATTAGGTTCCTTCCGGAGGGAATATTCAAACGGTTCTCTAAAAGGCTTTTTTTCATTTcagatattttaattatgtgtGAATCAGAAGCTGATCAATATGAACCAACAtctataaatacaaatttataatcGGCGTCTGTCCAAGCCATTAAAAcgcaagaaaaaaaattaaaattgaagcAAGTTAAAATATGATGATCCAGAATATTCTGGTTGTATCATGTGTATATGCTTACCATCTATTTCTCCAATAATATTAGGAAAATTTGTGCGACTTTGGATTTCGTCTGCGATTTTTAGCCAATCATTTTCTTCTTTATTGAAAGGGTTGAAGTATGTTCCATATTTGCTCACATGTAGTTTTGGTAATGTCACGTATCGTGGAAGCACCCATCAGATAATCAAAAGACAATGCATTGAAACTTGCTCCAGTAGCCAGATATCTGTAACCAATTAAATTGTTATTCTTTTTCAGGTTGTGATATACAAAAGAAATGGGCTAATTTTCGAACTTGTTTTCGTAGATAGCTCAATGCTCAAAAGATTACAAAGTCAGGACAAGCTGCGACAAAGAGGCGTAAATATGTCTACTTagatcaattattatttttacttccaTGCATGGAAAACCGACCCACAGAAGGTAACTTTGAAGAGGAAGGACATGATGAAGACGGTGACGAATCTGGCCCTTTTACTTCCACATCTATTTGTCGGAAGAAGAAAAGGACGAATGTGCCGAAACAAGCGGATTTAGATGAAGCATTATTAAGAACATTACAGGCTAATGAAACTACCATTGTTGATGAAGACACAAACTTTGCCTTGTCTCTGGTCCCTTCGCTACAAAATTTTACCCCACAAGAAAAACTTGATGCTAAGATTGGTATACTCAATATTTTTAAGCAGATAAGACTGGCCAGAGGTACTCCGTCTACATTCCAAACAACATCCATCTTCAATGTATTACAGCAACCCTTTTCCTCTTGTCCAGTATATAATCGAGTGACTAAAACCTTCTCATCACCACAACCATTACATACTCATGATTCACAAATATACGATTTgtaatattcaattttattttaataaaaaataattcataaatatttttgatttactTACCTTATCGTAACGCTCAATCTCTCCTCCACAGGTATAGCAAGTCTTAAATTTGTATCTTCTTTCGCTATTACTGGTTCAATTAAATTGACAAGCTCATTGAAACTGGTTATACTCATTCGATAAAAGGCgaaaaatttatttggataatcTAGTAATTTGGAATGCATAGTATAAAATTGTCCTTGCAATAATCTGTCACTGTAGATAGGATGCACTCAATACTCTCGATTTCTCTTCTTGATCCTCCTCCTCCGTTGTATAAAAgcaataataatacttttgaaaaattgtttaactttcACTATGTGACCACTCTC
The genomic region above belongs to Leptidea sinapis chromosome 31, ilLepSina1.1, whole genome shotgun sequence and contains:
- the LOC126973987 gene encoding uncharacterized protein LOC126973987, with translation MALCCSTPALIVETSIGNLIEEVEKRPALYKKKSLKEYSDANLKKKLWEEVCEIVIPDWNTLSSEDKTKQEKKLKLKQLNAQKITKSGQAATKRRKYVYLDQLLFLLPCMENRPTEGNFEEEGHDEDGDESGPFTSTSICRKKKRTNVPKQADLDEALLRTLQANETTIVDEDTNFALSLVPSLQNFTPQEKLDAKIGILNIFKQIRLARGTPSTFQTTSIFNVLQQPFSSCPVYNRVTKTFSSPQPLHTHDSQIYDL